The genomic DNA TCCCGTAGCCTCCAACGAAACCGAAAAAGGAAGAGCTCAAAACCGCCGGACTGAGTTTAAAATTGTAAAATAGAAGGTCTGATTTTATTCTAATTCAATTTTTGCAGTGAATTCAAATAAATTCTAACTGAATTTTTCAAATCTATCTTTCCAATCTTGCGGAATAGCTATTGATTCTCGCAAATAATAATTGAAACAAACCATAGTTGAAGTGCTTTCCGATTTTATTTCAGATGTCAGGCTATTCACAATTTTCTGTTTGATTTCAAAACTTTTATTTCCAATTTTATTGATTTTCGTTAAAACTTCAATTTCTTCTTCAAGAAAAATTGGCACAAAATAATCAATAACAATATTTGCAAGGACAATGCCGGTCTTTTTCCAATCTATTTCAGTACCAAGCATATGGTCAAAATATTTCATTTTGGCATAGTCGAAATAATATTGATGAATTGCATTGTTGACATGCCCCATTATATCAATATCGTTAAAACGTACCTGAACCGGTGTGCTATGTGAAAACTGTATTTTCTGGTTTTCCATCTTTCAAAATATTAGTTTCTAAGCCGCAAATATATTGTTTATACTAAAAAAGCCGGCATGAAAAATTTTCATGCCGGCTTTCTGTTTTTCTAATTTTCAAATAAGGCGACTTCTAAAAATCGCTTTCTCTACGTTACTCGAAATTTCTAAAACACTCATTTACAGAAGTAAAATCGAGCTTTATAAATTTCGAAAGCCTTGATAAACCAATTTTTAGAAGTCCCCATAAGTTTATAATGGTTTCACAGGCACACAAATATCAAGGATAAACTTTTTTTCGGGATGTTGCTGATGATCGTTATGATATAATTCGTATGGTAGTTTATCGTCGCATTGATAACCACTTTCAGGCAACCATTTGCACATAATCAAATCCCAGGATTCCTGAAATTGAGTTTCGTCGATTTCGAAACGAGCTATCGCAAATTTTCCACCTGCAACGGTCATAGTTCCAATTTCTCCATCAACTTTTGTGTTTTCAGGAACAGTGATACATGCACTTTGCTGAACACCGTCTTTCCCGGTAATGTTCGGATCGTCGTGAAATACAGATAACATTTTCGTATTAGGGAAATTGATTAATCCTCTTGGACCAGCCCATCGCATGAGTTTTTCGTAAGCTTTACCTATCTGGTTGAATGGTCCAATGTGCCGACAATATGCAACATTCAATTCGGGCATTTCTTTCACTTCTACTTTTGTTTTCATAACTAACTTTTTTTCATTAAATATTAATAATTCATTGCAAAGATAGCCGGAGTTTTTCTCAACAATTTCACTATTATTGCTAAAGAGTTTGCGAATATTGCTATTTTGCTTTTCAGCCTTATAAGCAGATGGACTTTTGCTAAAATATTCTTTGAAAGAGCGAGAAAATGTTGCCGAACTTGAGAAACCACATTGTATTGCAATATCTAATATAGATAGATTATTGTTTGCAATAATGGCAGAAGCCGCCTTTTCAAGTCTTTTTCTCCTGATAAAGGAATTTAGCGTTTCGCCAATAATTGATGAAAAAATTCTATGAAAATGAAATTGCGAAAAATTGGCTACATCAGAAAGTTTCTTAAGACTTAATTGTGTATCAATATTTTGCTCAATATAGTCGATTACTTTATTTATTCTACCGAGATATTCCTTTCTGTTTTTTTCAGTCTGTTGTTTGTTTTGATCCATATCTAACAATTTTTCATTTCTATTTTTAGCGAAAGAAACATTTTTTTTGAAATTCTATCTGTTTCGTAAAATTAAATCAACATTTTTACTTTTACAAAATACGAAATATTCGGAAATAAAAAAACCCCACAAATTGTGAGGTTTTCATTATAGATTATTTTCAGAAAGGCTTATTCCTTTTCAGTTTTGTTTTTTGAATGATGTTTCGAAGAACAAGAACTTTTTTTAGCTTTTTTTGAACAACAAGAGCTTTTAGCTTTTGGTCCGCATTTTTTCGAACAATCTTTTTTAGCTTCAGCTTTGCATGCACTTTTATCTGAAGTTTTTCCATCTGTGGCAGTTGCACTACATTTTCCTTTATCTTTGCAATCTTCTTTGCCGCAAACTTTACATTTTTCTTCATCTACATTTACTGTATTATCATTTTTAGGTGCTGCATAAGAAGATACTGTTGTTGCTCCAAGAAAAGCAACAAGGCTAATGATTAAAAATAATTTTTTCATAATTAAATAATTAAATTGTTAAAATAATATCAAAACTTTTACACTACAAAAATATATCTAAGTATTACTACATGCTGTTAATAAAAAGTTAAAAGATTTGTTCAATTTCTTAAAATCTGTTAAATAAATCGAAATAATTTTGCCTCAAATATATAAAAACCTTTTAATTTTATGCAAAACTTCCAAAAACCTGCTAAAACTCTTTACAAAAAATAATGTAACTAATTCGCCGGATAAAGCAAAGTATCAGCAGCCAGCATTTTTATTTGGTAGCCTTCGCCTGGGTTCATATTTCCAATATTGTCGATGCCGAACAATGGCCAATAAACCAAACCACCACCACTTTTTGCCATAATAATATTTTGCGAGATCCCTGTAAGCATAGTGTCTATTGCTCCGATGTTTTGGCGAAGGTAGCCAAGAATATTCCAGCCAGCCAGCAAATTTATAAGTTTTCTTATTTTTTAAAAATTCTTAAAATCCAGGGTAAGCGGTTAATATTTACACCCATATACTCGCAAGCTGTAGCGCCGAAACCTTTATTAAATCGAGCAATACCTGGAATATTTGAGCCTTCGAAATCGAGAGTCATGTGTTTTTCTGAATATAATTTTATTATATGGTCAAAAATCAGAAACACTGATTTATTTTTTTTACCCTCGGGTGATGAGACCGTAATCAGTGAGGTGATTTTTTTCTTTGCTAAAATAAAAAATACAGCTCCACAAAGTGTGTTTGATGAATCATATGCAGCATAGATTTTACCTAAATTATTTTTCAGGAAAAAAGCAATCAACCGACGA from Bacteroidota bacterium includes the following:
- a CDS encoding acyl-CoA thioesterase; translation: MENQKIQFSHSTPVQVRFNDIDIMGHVNNAIHQYYFDYAKMKYFDHMLGTEIDWKKTGIVLANIVIDYFVPIFLEEEIEVLTKINKIGNKSFEIKQKIVNSLTSEIKSESTSTMVCFNYYLRESIAIPQDWKDRFEKFS
- a CDS encoding AraC family transcriptional regulator; the protein is MDQNKQQTEKNRKEYLGRINKVIDYIEQNIDTQLSLKKLSDVANFSQFHFHRIFSSIIGETLNSFIRRKRLEKAASAIIANNNLSILDIAIQCGFSSSATFSRSFKEYFSKSPSAYKAEKQNSNIRKLFSNNSEIVEKNSGYLCNELLIFNEKKLVMKTKVEVKEMPELNVAYCRHIGPFNQIGKAYEKLMRWAGPRGLINFPNTKMLSVFHDDPNITGKDGVQQSACITVPENTKVDGEIGTMTVAGGKFAIARFEIDETQFQESWDLIMCKWLPESGYQCDDKLPYELYHNDHQQHPEKKFILDICVPVKPL